A portion of the Lolium rigidum isolate FL_2022 chromosome 1, APGP_CSIRO_Lrig_0.1, whole genome shotgun sequence genome contains these proteins:
- the LOC124668564 gene encoding uncharacterized protein LOC124668564, protein MDKILAFSIMSSSPAEISGAGYTTRLSWRSGGAKKHQQQQEEKVEQSSPPEKKPVARAPRFAPEFDGIDCFESIVPF, encoded by the coding sequence ATGGACAAGATCCTTGCTTTCTCGATCATGAGCTCGTCGCCGGCAGAGATCTCGGGGGCCGGGTACACCACGCGCCTGTCctggcggagcggcggcgcgaagaagcaccagcagcagcaggaggaaAAAGTCGAGCAGAGCTCGCCGCCGGAGAAGAAGCCTGTGGCGCGGGCGCCGCGGTTCGCGCCAGAGTTTGACGGCATCGACTGCTTCGAGTCCATCGTTCCCTTTTGA